The genomic DNA CCATACCGATAAAGGATCATATCAATACTATCCCTGAAGGAACAATAAGTTGTAAGTTCTGGGGTCTCGGTTCTGACGGAACCGTAGGAGCAAATAAGAACTCGATCAAAATAATCGGTGATAGTACCGATATGTACGCTCAAGGTTATTTCCAATATGACTCCAAAAAATCTGGTGGTATAACCAGAAGCCATCTGCGATTTGGAAAAAAGCCGATCCAATCACCTTATTTAGTGCAAAATGCCGACTTTATCGCCTGTCATAATCAGGCATTTATTGGCAGGTATGACCTTTTAGAAGGAATTAAAGAGAAGGGAACATTTCTGCTTAACTCTAATTGGACTGCAGAGGAAGCTTTCTGTAAGTTAACCGAAGATATGCAGAAGACGATTATCGAGAAAAAGATCAAATTCTATAACATTGATGCCTTGAAGATAGCTACTGCAGTTGGCTTAGGCAATAGAATCAATTCTGTGATGCAAACTGCCTTTTTCCTGATCTCAGGTGTACTGGAGAGACAGGAAGCAATCAAATTGATCAAAGCCGCTATCAAGAAGACCTATCAAAAAAAAGGTGAGAATATCGTCAAAATGAACTGGGAAGCAGTTGATAAAACCGATGAAGCACTGAAAGAGATACCGGTACCACAAGAGATACCGGGACAATGTTCTGATCATAAAAAACTCGTTCCTGACGATTCGAACGAATTTATAAGAAAAGTTATCGAACCGATAATGAGAGAGAAAGGGGATGAAATACCTGTTTCTATGATGCCTCTCGATGGTTATGTCCCTTCCGGAACTACCAGACTGGAGAAGAGAGGAGTTTCAGCGATAGTACCACATTGGATATCTGAGAAGTGTATCCAGTGCAACCGTTGTTCGTTTGTCTGTCCACATGCAGCTATACGAGTCAAACTTATCGATAAAAAACTACTCGATAAGGCACCAAATACTTTTACCACACTGGAAGCTGCAGGTAAAGACAAGGATAACTACAACTTCAAGGTTCAAGTATATATAGAAGACTGTCAGGGCTGCCGCAACTGTGTTATCGAGTGCCCTGTACAGGCATTAGAGATGAAGCCGGTAGAAGAAGAAAGAGAAGCTGGAGAATTTAACAATGAGCTCTTCTTTGAATCTTTACCGAATGATGTGATCGGCGATTCCGTAAAAGAGACTACCGTCAAAGGTAGCCAGTTCAAACAACCGTTATTGGAGTTTTCCGGTGCCTGTGCAGGATGTGGAGAAACACCATATGTTAAACTTATTACTCAGCTCTATGGTGATAGAATGATCATTGCGAATGCTACTGGTTGTTCTTCAATCTGGGGAGGCACTTTCCCGAGTATTCCATATTGTAAGAATTCAGATGGGGAAGGTCCAACTTGGGCTAATTCGCTCTTTGAAGATAATGCCGAATATGGCTTTGGGATGCGGCTAGCAGTCGATTCCAATCGTCGTATGTTAGCTCTCAATATAGACAAATTACTGGAGATAGGAACTGATTCTGAGCTGATAAAAGCTCTGCAAAAGGCAAAAGAACTCTGGAAGGAGACCGGAAAAGAAGCCAAAGAGAATGTCAAATTGATCAAGAAGATGTTGTCTCAGTCATTGGGTAACGAAAAAACCGATCCTTATGTTAAGAGAATTATAGAGCTACAACACTATTTCATCCAAAAGAGTGTCTGGGCATTTGGTGGTGATGGTTGGGCTTATGATATTGGGTACGGTGGTCTTGATCATGTGCTGGCTTCCAATAGGAATGTGAATATACTGGTTATGGATACAGAAGTTTATTCCAATACCGGAGGTCAGGCATCAAAAGCAACTCCCTTAGGAGCGGTTGCGAGATTTGCTGAATCAGGGAAAAAGACAACTAAGAAAGATCTCGGTATGATGCTGATGAGTTACGGTTATATCTATGTAGCTTCAGTAGCCATGGGATACGATAAAAACCAGCTCACTAAAGCTATCATCGAAGCCGAAACTTATGATGGTCCTTCTATTATAATAGCTTATGCACCTTGTATAAATCATGGTCTTGATATGTCATTGACCCAAAAAGAAGAAAAACTGGCAGTAGATTCCGGTTATTGGATACTGTACCGTTATGATCCTCGTTTAAGAGAGCAGGGGAAAAATCCGTTACAATTGGATTCCAAAGAACCTGGTGAACCGGTTACTAAATTCCTCGATAATGAGAAACGTTATAGTTCTTTGAAGAACACTTTCCCAGATAAGTTCGACAATTACAGGGGAGAGATCGAAAAGTTCGTTAAGGAACGATACACTGCCTATAAGAGAATGGCTCAAGAATTCTAAATAGAGTAAACTATATCGACATAAATAAAAGTCCTCGTATTGAACGGGGACTTTTTTTGTTACAATAAATCTATAATATTATTAAGAGAGGTAAGGTGATTTATTCTGTAGATCTCTCTGCTAACTCAATGTATTACATATTTATGAAAAGTCTGAGAGAAGTATTTCTATCTCAGGAATCATACTTGACAAAAAGAACATCACTTTTAAGAGGATTATGGAGCTAAGGAGCTCTTTTAATATTATTTTTAGAGGATATGGTTTTGGAAACATTAGATTCTAAGGCATTAGCTGACAACCTTGCTGCGACCAAAGTTGCCGATATAATACTCGATAAGGATGCGTTGTTTTTGCTTTCCTTATCTGATGAGTATTATGGCATTCAAGAGCGTTGTAAGCGCTTTTTAGAAGAGTTATATCACCCGTATGTCAATCCCGATACAGTAATATTAATGATGCGGCAGTGTGTTCTGGGAGATTTGTGGCTTTATGTGCAAGTGCCAGAATCTACTAATGCTATTAAGGTTATAATTAAGCTGTTTAAGAAACTGGATACTGTATGTAAAAAACCAAATCAAGAAAAACTCTTAATTCAGTTGTTTTTGGAATTTGTTTCAGCTCTTTCCGATCACAGAAACTTAACAATTAATGTTTTAGACAATATCAAAATCATATTACAAGATTGGATAAAGCATAAGAAAGATGTTTTTATCCGATTGAGTGGGTTGTGCCGTAAAAGTCTGAATCGTTTGATTACTTTTCAAACAGAAGAGGATATTTTTTTTCAGATAGTAAAGAATCTCCTGAAAGAAAGTCTAAAATATTGGGAAAAGAACACAGATATTGAGAGTTTATACAAACGCATAGGCTCATCGAATAACGTAAGTATCGTTGAGCTAAATAATGCTATCGGGAAGGATTATTACCAGAACTGGCTGCGGAAATTGAGATATAGAAAAGACATGAGCTCCTTGAGTGATATACCTGCTTTCAATGATATAGCTGCTCAACATCGCGATTTTCTAAGAGAGTTTACTCATCTAACTGAGAGGATACATTACATATTCTATCTTTTAAGTTTGCCGGGTATGGTTGATTTGCGAGATCATCTTTTATGGGATCTGAACCGGCAATTGGCTGATTTAAACAAAGAACTCTCACCGGAAGAAATTTTATCAATGCTCGATTCTCTGTTTAAAGCTTTTAATGATCTTCGACAAAGTCATCTTACTATTGTTTTGGATTGTCTACATACCATCGGTAAAACAGTTTTATCAGGAGAGGATCAAGAACTAAAAAACACTCTACTGCGGAAGATTATTGACTTAGGATTTACCCCTCCGGGAGATATTCACATAACTGATGACTGGCAGATCGAGGTAGATAAAAACCATATAAAGCATCTTAGAGTCTATTTGGAGTTAATAGCGATTGATCCCCTACAATGTAAAAACCTTCTGGCTCACATGATCATTAGTCTCACTCGCCAAGGTGTATTTATTTCCGATACCGATCTTTTTCAAAAGGATGTATCGTCTTTCCTGAACTCTGACATAAAGCCATTGTTTGTACAAATAAAACATCTCTTACGTCTTTTCCCTGTCTTTTTCAATGAAATTGGAGCAGAGGGTGAAATACGAGATATCAGTACAGAAATAGATGAAATAGGTCATCGCAATGACCGTTTGATACATTTCCTGCGTAAACAATTGCATAGTGAAAGTAACAATACTCACATACTTTTGATAGAAAAGATCTTAGCATACTGGATCGATCTGAATCCTAAACATCTCAACAAGATTATCCCTGAAGATGTAAAAAACTATATTCAGCGGCCAGATGAAAATACTAGAAAGCAGAGTAAGATCGTTAACCATTTTCTACAAGATAAAGGTTTTAGCGCTGAGGAACTTTTAAGTCTCTCTTGGCAGAAAGTTCAAGGATTGTTTGAAGATAGAAATGATGATTTTTTTCTAAAACGCTTGAAGTTGCTTTGCTATTGTCACTTTCTTCTCAAGGATAAATACAATTTAGACCCGCATGACGTAATAAAATTTCTCTCTCATTATAGCTTTTTTACTGCAAAAGAACAAAATCGGCTACGGCATTGTTTGGTCCGTAAGGATTACGAAAGTTCAATCCGTCTCATGCTTAACTATATTGAAAGACTAAATATTACGATTTTGGACTCCAAACAAAGTACCGGTTGGGAAAACATTTATTACAAAAGACATATAGCCGCAGGGATTCCATCTATGTACGGTGTTTATAAAGAGCCGAAATTGGATGCTATGGGAATGGTATTTAGACTGGAGAATGTAATTCGCAGACTCTTTGAAAGGAATATTGCTCAGTTAAACATACATTATATAAATGGGAAAACACTACGTCGGATTATTCGCATTCTTGACCTTTATGACTATGCAATGAAGCAAGAGATGGTAACTAATGATGCCTTTAGTTCTGCATTGGCAATGTTGAGGTCAGTAGTGAATATAACAAATCTCTCACTTGACCAGTATTTAGATATTTTCAGACTACTGAAAGATAGTATAAATGAAATAATTAACGAATACTATTATCGATTTTACGATAGTGAGATTAAAAAGATCAGCCAGCTTTATAAAAGCAAAGAAGCATCAGAAATTTTTGCTGAAGAATTTTATCGTAATCTGTTCTCGACCTCTTTCTTGGTGCAAGGTTTGGATAATTTTATAGCTAGCATATTAGATTCACTGGAAGAGATGAAATACCTATTTGCTTCAAACGATATATCTAGAGTAATGTCATATGATCCGGATAAGCTTTTTTTCCATCTTTATACCAAGAATTCCCGTATAGAAAATCAAGTGCTCTTGGGTTCAAAGGCATACTTTTTGAAGAGAATGTACCAATATGAATTTCCTATACCACCAGGTTTTGTTATCACTACTGATCTGTATAGATATCGTGATATCATTAATACACATCCGAATATCTCTAATGAATTTGACGATCTTTTATGGCAAAATATTAAGCGATTAGAGCAATATACAGGTTTACGATTAGGAGATCCGGAAAGACCATTGATCTTATCTGTTAGATCTGGTGCTCCGTTAAGTCTTCCCGGAGCTATGGATACTTTCCTCAATATAGGACTGACTGATGAAATTACATTGAAGCTTTCCCAAAGACCTAATTATGGATGGACGGCTTGGGACTGCTATAGGCGATTAATTCAAAGTTGGGGAATGGCTCATGGTATTGACAGGGATGATTTCGATGCTGTTATGATCCGTTTCAAAAAGTTGTACCAAGTCGAGTTGAAAACTGAGTTTACTGATGATCAGATGCGTTTAATGGTTGATGAATATAAGGCTGTTTTAGCAGAAAATGACATTTACTTAGAACAAGAACCATTTATGCAGGTTTATAAGGCAATATCGCATGTTTTGGATAGCTGGAACACTGAACGAGCAAAACTATATCGACAAAAACTACATATAGCGGATGAATGGGGTACAGCTGTAATCATTCAGAAGATGGTGTTAGGCAACATATCTCTTGACTCCGGAACAGGGGTATTATTCACATATGCTGATTGGAATCCACAGCTTGGGATCTGTTTGAATGGAGATTTTAAATTGTGTAGTCAAGGTGAAGATGTTGTGGCTGGTCTGGTACATACTTTACCGATTTCAGAATCACAAAGACAGCAAGGACAGCATTCAACAGAGATATCTTTAGAAAAAGATTTCTCGGAATTGTATCATGCATTGTTGTCTTATGCGAAAAAGCTGATTGAAGATCGCAACTATCCTCATCAGGAAATTGAATTTACCTTTGAAAGGCCCAATAAAGAAAAACTTTATATCCTCCAAACAAGAAATCAAGTTATTCATAAAACACCGGATTATAATGTGTTAGCTTTAGATAATAGCAAACGTAAACTGATCGGAACTGGTATAGGGATAGGGAAAGGTGCTGTTAACGGTATAATTGTAATTACTAAAGAAGATATTGAGCGTTTTGCTAATAAGGATTCAGCATTGATTCTGGTTAGACCTGACACAGTTCCGGATGATATGGATATGCTATTCGAATGTCAAGGTTTACTTACTTCCCGAGGAGGTGTAACTTCCCACGCTGCAGTGACTGCTACACGACTTGGATTAATCGGAGTAGTGAATTGTCGCGAATTAGTAGTAAACGAAGAAGTAGCAACTTGTCGCATTGGTAATTTCAGTTTAGTAGCTGGCGATAAAATTGCTTTGGATGCCACCAGTGGATCTATCTACTTAGGCCACTATCCATTAAAGAGTGTAAATGCATTAAGATAGTATAAAATATAAAGGAGTATAGAAAAATGGATCTTAGTTTAAAAAACAAAGATTTACTCGGTATCAATGGTATGGGTAGAATTGGTAAGCTGTTGTTGTGGAACCAGATTCACCTCAAAAAATTCGATGGTATAATAGTGAATTGTGGACGTGAGATTGGAAAAGATCTCGATGATCTCATTCAAGCTGTTGAGACGGACAGCACTTATGGTTCTATTCATAAGTTTCTCTATGGTATGACAGGAAAAAAGGCATCTATTACTATCTTAGATGCAAAGATGCCGATACTGGAAATAGATGGAATTCCTGTAAAAATTCTGCGGAAAAATAGGAACCCTAAAGATATAAATTGGTTAAATGAAGGTGCAAAAATTGTTGTGGATTGCACCGGCAACTTTCTTGATCCAACATTGACTGCTGAAGCAGGTAAACCCTGCCTGCGTGGACATCTGGAGGCAGGAGCTCTCAAAGTTATTTGTAGTGCACCTTTTAAAATAAAAGCCGGTTCTAATAACAGTGCAGATTCTAAGACTATGATCTACGGAATAAACCATCTGGATTATGACCCAAGGAAGCACCACATAATATCTGCAGCTTCCTGTACAACAACGGGTTTAGCACACATGATAAAGCCACTATTAGAGAATAAATTAACTTCACGTGTAGTGACTGCCTCGATGAGTACGATACATGCCGCAACAAATACACAGTCCATTTTGGATAGTTTGCCCAAGACAGCAGCAACTGATCTTCGAAAGACACGTAGTGTTTTGAATAACATCATTCTCTCTACGACTGGGGTCACAAAAGCTTTAGAACAGGTGATGCCTATTATTAAACATATTGGCTTCATGGCGGATAGTGTTCGTATTCCTACTAATACCGTTTCTTTGATAAATCTGAATGTAACTTTTTATACTCAATTGAATGATTTAGGAGATCCCATCATCAACCGTAAAGTAA from Candidatus Cloacimonadota bacterium includes the following:
- a CDS encoding pyruvate phosphate dikinase, which produces METLDSKALADNLAATKVADIILDKDALFLLSLSDEYYGIQERCKRFLEELYHPYVNPDTVILMMRQCVLGDLWLYVQVPESTNAIKVIIKLFKKLDTVCKKPNQEKLLIQLFLEFVSALSDHRNLTINVLDNIKIILQDWIKHKKDVFIRLSGLCRKSLNRLITFQTEEDIFFQIVKNLLKESLKYWEKNTDIESLYKRIGSSNNVSIVELNNAIGKDYYQNWLRKLRYRKDMSSLSDIPAFNDIAAQHRDFLREFTHLTERIHYIFYLLSLPGMVDLRDHLLWDLNRQLADLNKELSPEEILSMLDSLFKAFNDLRQSHLTIVLDCLHTIGKTVLSGEDQELKNTLLRKIIDLGFTPPGDIHITDDWQIEVDKNHIKHLRVYLELIAIDPLQCKNLLAHMIISLTRQGVFISDTDLFQKDVSSFLNSDIKPLFVQIKHLLRLFPVFFNEIGAEGEIRDISTEIDEIGHRNDRLIHFLRKQLHSESNNTHILLIEKILAYWIDLNPKHLNKIIPEDVKNYIQRPDENTRKQSKIVNHFLQDKGFSAEELLSLSWQKVQGLFEDRNDDFFLKRLKLLCYCHFLLKDKYNLDPHDVIKFLSHYSFFTAKEQNRLRHCLVRKDYESSIRLMLNYIERLNITILDSKQSTGWENIYYKRHIAAGIPSMYGVYKEPKLDAMGMVFRLENVIRRLFERNIAQLNIHYINGKTLRRIIRILDLYDYAMKQEMVTNDAFSSALAMLRSVVNITNLSLDQYLDIFRLLKDSINEIINEYYYRFYDSEIKKISQLYKSKEASEIFAEEFYRNLFSTSFLVQGLDNFIASILDSLEEMKYLFASNDISRVMSYDPDKLFFHLYTKNSRIENQVLLGSKAYFLKRMYQYEFPIPPGFVITTDLYRYRDIINTHPNISNEFDDLLWQNIKRLEQYTGLRLGDPERPLILSVRSGAPLSLPGAMDTFLNIGLTDEITLKLSQRPNYGWTAWDCYRRLIQSWGMAHGIDRDDFDAVMIRFKKLYQVELKTEFTDDQMRLMVDEYKAVLAENDIYLEQEPFMQVYKAISHVLDSWNTERAKLYRQKLHIADEWGTAVIIQKMVLGNISLDSGTGVLFTYADWNPQLGICLNGDFKLCSQGEDVVAGLVHTLPISESQRQQGQHSTEISLEKDFSELYHALLSYAKKLIEDRNYPHQEIEFTFERPNKEKLYILQTRNQVIHKTPDYNVLALDNSKRKLIGTGIGIGKGAVNGIIVITKEDIERFANKDSALILVRPDTVPDDMDMLFECQGLLTSRGGVTSHAAVTATRLGLIGVVNCRELVVNEEVATCRIGNFSLVAGDKIALDATSGSIYLGHYPLKSVNALR
- a CDS encoding glyceraldehyde-3-phosphate dehydrogenase, with product MDLSLKNKDLLGINGMGRIGKLLLWNQIHLKKFDGIIVNCGREIGKDLDDLIQAVETDSTYGSIHKFLYGMTGKKASITILDAKMPILEIDGIPVKILRKNRNPKDINWLNEGAKIVVDCTGNFLDPTLTAEAGKPCLRGHLEAGALKVICSAPFKIKAGSNNSADSKTMIYGINHLDYDPRKHHIISAASCTTTGLAHMIKPLLENKLTSRVVTASMSTIHAATNTQSILDSLPKTAATDLRKTRSVLNNIILSTTGVTKALEQVMPIIKHIGFMADSVRIPTNTVSLINLNVTFYTQLNDLGDPIINRKVINDVYQAAANGAQKDLLIYSERQNVSADLIGTMAAIVIEAHETHTRTGFIDFPPEALALQGIKTDKMLEMPVTHAKIYGWYDNELGSYVNCLSRLTNYIKENSL
- the nifJ gene encoding pyruvate:ferredoxin (flavodoxin) oxidoreductase; translation: MSRVKKETMDGNTAAAHVAYALSEVAAIYPITPSSPMGELSDAWSAEGRKNIFGLPVEVVELQSEGGAAGAVHGALSAGALTTTFTASQGLMLMLPNMHKIAGEMLPTVFHVSARSLACQSLSIFGDHSDVMSARNTGFALMAGSSVQEVLDLATVCHLATLKSKVPFLNFFDGFRTSNEVQKIEVMDYDALKELVDMKYIEEFRSRAMNPELPRVKVGAQNPDVYFQGRETVNKYYQVTPAIVQEYMDLFAQKFGRQYHCFDYFGAPDADRVIVAMGSGCDTIDETIQYLNNHGYKVGLIKVRLYRPFDVERFLKVIPSSVKKIAVLDRTKEPGSIGEPLYLDVVTALQERRDIKVIGGRYGLSSKEFTPSMVKAVYEHLNDKCTHGFTVGINDDVSNHSIPIKDHINTIPEGTISCKFWGLGSDGTVGANKNSIKIIGDSTDMYAQGYFQYDSKKSGGITRSHLRFGKKPIQSPYLVQNADFIACHNQAFIGRYDLLEGIKEKGTFLLNSNWTAEEAFCKLTEDMQKTIIEKKIKFYNIDALKIATAVGLGNRINSVMQTAFFLISGVLERQEAIKLIKAAIKKTYQKKGENIVKMNWEAVDKTDEALKEIPVPQEIPGQCSDHKKLVPDDSNEFIRKVIEPIMREKGDEIPVSMMPLDGYVPSGTTRLEKRGVSAIVPHWISEKCIQCNRCSFVCPHAAIRVKLIDKKLLDKAPNTFTTLEAAGKDKDNYNFKVQVYIEDCQGCRNCVIECPVQALEMKPVEEEREAGEFNNELFFESLPNDVIGDSVKETTVKGSQFKQPLLEFSGACAGCGETPYVKLITQLYGDRMIIANATGCSSIWGGTFPSIPYCKNSDGEGPTWANSLFEDNAEYGFGMRLAVDSNRRMLALNIDKLLEIGTDSELIKALQKAKELWKETGKEAKENVKLIKKMLSQSLGNEKTDPYVKRIIELQHYFIQKSVWAFGGDGWAYDIGYGGLDHVLASNRNVNILVMDTEVYSNTGGQASKATPLGAVARFAESGKKTTKKDLGMMLMSYGYIYVASVAMGYDKNQLTKAIIEAETYDGPSIIIAYAPCINHGLDMSLTQKEEKLAVDSGYWILYRYDPRLREQGKNPLQLDSKEPGEPVTKFLDNEKRYSSLKNTFPDKFDNYRGEIEKFVKERYTAYKRMAQEF